One Mugil cephalus isolate CIBA_MC_2020 chromosome 12, CIBA_Mcephalus_1.1, whole genome shotgun sequence DNA segment encodes these proteins:
- the LOC125018231 gene encoding olfactory receptor 10H2-like has product MDNISVLTFFTLSGLNYTVHHRLILFALTLLCYSVIWIVNAVLIITIIVDRKLHEPMYIFLCNLCINGLYATAGFYPKFLLDLLSTSHVISYAGCLLQSFVIHSASGCDLSILAVMAYDRYVAICQPLMYYSLMTTQRVSLLVAFSWLLPLFCMFNNTMTIFQTRLCGSHIPKLYCSNALIGKLVCSTSVANISIAYLNIAIYVIHFLFLLWSYMYLVKTCLKSKENRKKFMQTCVPHLVSLVNFGFAVLFDLMYTRFGLGMSSQSFQNFMAIEFLLIPPILNPLVYGLKLTKIQKRIFGFIRQQKCHNSY; this is encoded by the coding sequence ATGGATAATATTTCTGTGCTGACATTTTTTACACTCTCAGGACTGAATTACACAGTACACCACAGGCTCATTCTCTTTGCCTTAACTTTGCTGTGTTACTCAGTAATTTGGATAGTAAATGCTGTTCTCATCATAACCATCATTGTGGACCGAAAGCTTCATGAGCCCATGTATATCTTCCTGTGTAATCTGTGTATTAATGGACTTTATGCAACAGCAGGTTTTTACCCCAAATTCCTCTTGGATCTTCTGTCCACTTCTCATGTCATTTCTTACGCCGGATGCCTTCTGCAGAGTTTTGTGATTCACTCAGCATCTGGATGTGATTTATCAATTTTAGCTGTGATGGCCTATGACAGATATGTTGCAATATGTCAACCTTTAATGTACTACTCACTTATGACTACACAAAGAGTATCTCTGCTTGTGGCCTTCTCCTGGCTCTTGCCTCTTTTTTGCATGTTCAATAACACAATGACAATTTTTCAAACAAGGCTGTGTGGCTCACACATACCTAAACTTTACTGTTCAAACGCGTTAATTGGTAAACTAGTTTGCTCGACATCTGTAGCAAATATAAGCATTGCATATTTGAACATTGCAATTTACGTcatacattttttgtttctcctttggTCGTATATGTATCTGGTGAAAACTTGCTTAAAGTCAAAGGAGAACAGGAAGAAGTTTATGCAAACATGCGTCCCACATTTAGTTTCTTTGGTGAACTTTGGTTTTGCCGTGTTGTTTGATTTAATGTACACTCGATTCGGTTTAGGAATGTCATCACAGAGCTTTCAGAACTTCATGGCAATAGAGTTTCTATTAATTCCTCCAATTCTGAATCCTTTAGTGTACGGCCTGAAACTGACCAAAATTCAGAAAAGAATTTTTGGTTTTATTCGTCAACAAAAATGTCATAATAGCTACTGA
- the LOC125018233 gene encoding olfactory receptor 6N2-like — MMQNVSVSAVFTLAGLGGISYYRVPLFALTLLCYGVIWLLNLTIIVTIIVDKNLHEPMYIFLCNLCINGLYGTSGFYPKFLSDLLSTTHVISYAGCLLQGFVLHSSACADLSFLALMAYDRYVAICQPLVYHSVMTKQRICLFVSFAWLIPFYVMFMGTITTSMSRICGSHIPKIYCVNLLVSNLACSASLAKIIIPAFNYTFYFGHFVFIIWSYVYLIRTSSGSRAGRAKFMQTCLPHLFCLLALVMCLLFDLLYMRFGSKDLSQIIQNFMAIEFLLIPPILNPVIYGLKLTQIRNRIIQFLLCPQHL, encoded by the coding sequence atgatgcAGAATGTTTCAGTGAGCGCTGTGTTTACGCTGGCAGGGTTAGGTGGGATTTCATACTACAGAGTTCCTCTGTTTGCTCTCACTTTGCTGTGTTACGGTGTGATTTGGCTGTTGAATCTAACTATTATTGTGACAATCATCGTGGATAAAAATCTGCATGAACCCATGTACATCTTCCTCTGTAATCTGTGCATCAATGGACTCTATGGGACATCAGGTTTTTATCCCAAATTCCTCAGTGATCTTCTGTCTACCACTCATGTCATCTCTTATGCTGGATGTCTTTTACAGGGTTTTGTGTTGCACTCTTCAGCCTGTGCTGACTTATCTTTTCTAGCTCTGATGGCCTATGACAGATATGTGGCTATATGCCAACCTCTGGTGTACCACTCTGTGATGACTAAACAAAgaatttgtctctttgtgtccttTGCATGGCTGATTCCATTTTATGTGATGTTTATGGGCACAATTACAACATCAATGTCGAGAATATGTGGCTCACACATACCAAAGATCTACTGTGTCAACTTGTTAGTTTCTAATCTAGCTTGCTCTGCCTCTCTAGCTAAAATTATCATTCCAGCTTTTAATTATACTTTCTATTTTGGCCATTTCGTTTTCATTATTTGGTCTTATGTATATCTGATCAGGACAAGCTCAGGATCTAGAGCGGGGAGGGCAAAGTTCATGCAAACATGTTTGCCACACTTATTTTGTTTACTTGCTTTAGTTATGTGTTTGCTCTTTGATTTGTTGTACATGCGATTCGGCTCTAAGGACTTATCACAAATTATCCAGAATTTCATGGCAATAGAATTCCTCCTCATTCCTCCCATCTTAAATCCTGTCATATACGGTTTAAAATTGACACAAATAAGAAACAGGATTATTCAGTTCCTCCTGTGTCCTCAACACCTTTAA